From one Luteolibacter sp. SL250 genomic stretch:
- a CDS encoding four helix bundle protein, with amino-acid sequence MEDEQRASYDLEDRLLDYGARIITLTRSLGPDYAARHIGNQLLRSGTAPLSHHGEAQSAESPADFIHKLRLALKEFRESQRWLKLIIRSGILPDQKLAPLLDETDQLIRIFVTSINTAEKRRK; translated from the coding sequence ATGGAAGATGAACAGAGAGCATCCTACGATCTGGAGGATCGCCTGTTGGACTACGGTGCCCGGATCATCACGCTCACCCGCTCGCTGGGGCCGGACTACGCCGCACGGCACATCGGCAATCAACTCCTTCGTTCTGGGACCGCTCCGCTTTCGCATCATGGCGAGGCCCAGAGCGCTGAATCCCCCGCTGATTTCATTCACAAACTGCGTCTTGCCCTCAAGGAATTCCGCGAATCCCAACGCTGGCTCAAACTGATCATCCGTTCCGGGATTCTGCCTGACCAGAAACTCGCCCCGCTGCTTGACGAAACCGACCAATTGATCCGCATTTTCGTCACCAGCATCAACACCGCTGAAAAACGCCGCAAATAG